A stretch of the Marivirga tractuosa DSM 4126 genome encodes the following:
- a CDS encoding ribose-phosphate diphosphokinase, which yields MKKIIFNTSDYKYLAQKVLELGEFEKGELETNTFSDGERYQRILSQVENRNVILIGGTVNDSATLELYDLASALVSYGANSLSLVVPYFGYSTMERAVATGEVVTAKTRARLLSSIPRSNKGNHIYLFDLHTEGLPHYFEGNLFPIHLYCKELIIEACREFGGDDFVLASTDAGRAKWVESLANDMHVNAAFVLKRRLQGDKTEVNAVNADVEGKNVIIYDDMIRSGGSIINAAKTYKNAGANKIFVITSHGLFVNNGLEKIKNSNIIEKVICTDTHPNTQLIKDDFLEVRSISRLIVDNLK from the coding sequence ATGAAAAAAATCATATTTAATACTTCAGACTATAAATACTTAGCTCAAAAGGTTCTTGAACTAGGTGAATTTGAAAAAGGAGAATTAGAAACAAATACCTTTTCTGATGGAGAACGATATCAAAGAATATTATCTCAAGTTGAAAATCGAAATGTAATTCTAATTGGGGGTACTGTAAATGATTCTGCAACCTTAGAGCTTTATGACCTTGCATCTGCTTTAGTTAGCTATGGAGCAAATTCATTAAGTTTAGTAGTGCCTTATTTTGGATATTCAACTATGGAAAGAGCAGTGGCTACAGGTGAAGTCGTGACAGCAAAAACTCGTGCACGTCTCCTTTCATCTATCCCACGAAGCAACAAAGGAAATCACATATATTTATTTGATTTACATACAGAAGGTTTGCCTCACTATTTTGAAGGAAATTTATTTCCTATTCACCTTTATTGCAAAGAATTAATAATAGAAGCCTGTCGAGAATTTGGAGGTGATGATTTTGTATTGGCTAGTACTGATGCGGGCAGGGCGAAATGGGTGGAATCCCTTGCAAATGATATGCATGTGAATGCTGCATTTGTGTTAAAACGAAGATTACAAGGTGACAAAACGGAGGTAAATGCCGTAAATGCTGATGTTGAAGGAAAAAATGTAATCATTTATGATGACATGATACGATCTGGGGGAAGTATAATTAATGCAGCCAAAACCTATAAAAATGCAGGGGCAAATAAAATTTTTGTCATAACCAGTCACGGACTTTTCGTTAATAATGGATTAGAAAAAATCAAGAATTCAAATATAATTGAGAAGGTAATTTGCACTGATACCCATCCCAACACACAACTTATTAAAGATGATTTTTTAGAGGTTAGAAGTATCTCGAGACTTATAGTGGATAATTTAAAATAA
- a CDS encoding NAD(+)/NADH kinase, which produces MNYERAIIIKGKTRLEKLLDRYNSKSQAQFYINHNGGDFSEYESEHEQFYNGFNYAKKIINRQLKSTVLERNFLPSFLFEKNDLIVVVGQDGLVANTAKYVSTNPIFAINPDLERNMGALLPFDLNSLSEGYKRILRGQNECKHITLAKAKMNDGQELLAFNDFYIGKSNHSSSRYKIIYQGRHENQSSSGIIISTGAGSTAWLSSVLNEFRGLEKFLGYKSTGTFQSMEWDDDKLCYIVREPYKSPNFSTDMVAGYVNKDEKLIIESLMPDDGVIFSDGIMEDYLVFNSGRTVTITKAHDKAKLII; this is translated from the coding sequence ATGAATTACGAAAGAGCTATAATTATAAAAGGAAAAACACGGTTAGAAAAGCTTCTTGATCGATATAACAGCAAATCTCAAGCGCAATTTTATATTAACCATAATGGAGGCGATTTTTCTGAATATGAATCGGAACATGAACAGTTTTACAATGGCTTTAACTATGCTAAAAAGATTATTAATAGACAGCTAAAATCCACTGTACTCGAAAGAAATTTCCTGCCATCTTTTCTGTTTGAGAAAAATGATTTGATAGTAGTAGTTGGACAGGACGGTTTAGTAGCGAATACTGCCAAATATGTATCCACAAATCCAATATTTGCAATTAATCCAGATTTAGAAAGAAATATGGGTGCTTTATTGCCATTTGATTTAAATAGTTTGTCAGAAGGGTATAAACGAATACTAAGGGGGCAGAATGAATGCAAGCATATCACATTAGCAAAAGCTAAAATGAACGATGGGCAAGAATTACTGGCTTTCAATGATTTCTATATTGGTAAATCAAATCACAGCTCTTCACGCTACAAAATTATTTATCAAGGTAGGCATGAAAACCAATCTTCAAGCGGAATTATTATTTCCACTGGTGCTGGATCAACTGCATGGCTAAGCTCTGTACTAAATGAATTCAGGGGGTTGGAAAAGTTTTTAGGTTATAAAAGCACGGGCACATTTCAAAGCATGGAATGGGACGATGACAAATTATGCTATATTGTGCGAGAACCCTACAAAAGCCCGAATTTTAGCACAGATATGGTGGCAGGATACGTCAATAAAGATGAAAAATTAATAATTGAATCTTTAATGCCTGATGATGGAGTTATTTTTAGTGATGGCATCATGGAAGATTACCTTGTATTTAATTCGGGTAGAACTGTAACTATTACCAAGGCTCATGACAAAGCTAAGCTCATTATATAA
- a CDS encoding SPFH domain-containing protein, which yields MTYVIQYKNGKIAREGKGLSFFYFSPNSSIASIPTGSNDINFIFTETTSDFQEVSIQGHITYKIEKPRQLAELLDYTVDGNGNYKKNDFEKLDERLINEAQTATASFIREMDLVDSINSSKELSSEIYQNLKDSNAISQLGVIPLKINILSIKATPETQKALESKAREELLKKADLAIYERRNFSVEQERMIKQSELNTEIAIVEKEKEIAEKQMERDVAEAENDRKIREMKVTADFSVESKRQDLIDIQVSNEKKSAESQGYAVEAMIKPYRDLDWRLLSALNQQSGDARNNIALAFRELAENAGKIGTLNISPDLFDMLLKQEKEKR from the coding sequence ATGACTTATGTCATTCAGTATAAAAATGGAAAAATAGCTAGAGAAGGTAAAGGCTTATCATTCTTTTACTTTTCACCAAACTCTTCTATTGCATCCATTCCTACTGGCAGTAATGATATCAATTTCATTTTTACAGAAACAACTTCAGACTTTCAGGAAGTCAGCATTCAGGGGCATATTACCTATAAAATTGAAAAGCCTCGTCAACTCGCAGAACTACTTGATTACACAGTTGACGGTAATGGTAACTACAAAAAAAATGACTTTGAAAAGCTAGATGAAAGATTGATAAATGAAGCTCAAACAGCTACGGCTTCTTTTATTAGAGAGATGGACCTAGTGGATTCTATCAATAGTTCAAAAGAACTTTCATCTGAAATTTATCAGAATTTGAAAGATTCAAATGCGATTTCTCAGCTAGGGGTTATTCCATTAAAAATAAATATCCTATCAATAAAAGCAACGCCAGAAACACAAAAAGCTTTAGAATCTAAAGCACGGGAGGAGTTACTGAAAAAGGCAGATTTAGCAATCTATGAAAGGCGCAATTTCTCAGTTGAACAAGAACGCATGATCAAGCAAAGTGAGTTGAATACTGAAATTGCCATTGTTGAAAAAGAGAAGGAGATTGCTGAAAAACAAATGGAAAGAGATGTTGCTGAAGCTGAAAACGATAGAAAAATAAGAGAAATGAAAGTAACAGCAGATTTTTCTGTTGAATCCAAGCGCCAAGACCTGATAGATATCCAAGTAAGCAATGAAAAGAAATCTGCAGAATCACAGGGCTATGCAGTTGAGGCAATGATAAAGCCTTACAGAGATTTAGACTGGAGACTCCTTTCTGCTTTAAATCAGCAATCAGGTGATGCTCGCAACAATATTGCTTTAGCCTTTAGGGAACTTGCAGAAAATGCAGGAAAGATTGGTACTTTAAATATCAGTCCTGATTTATTTGACATGCTTCTCAAACAAGAAAAAGAAAAGAGATGA
- a CDS encoding nicotinate phosphoribosyltransferase has product MNRNNLILLADAYKYSHHKLYYPGTNKVYSYLESRGGKFNSTVFYGLQYFIKAYLEGIAFTQQDLDEAIPILKEVFGRDDVFDPSKFQYILDKYNGKLPIRIKAVPEGTEVPVSNVLLTIENTDPNCFWLTNFLESLLMQVWYPITVATISKEIKKTLTKFYSETASNGAEAGIEYVLNDFGLRGVSSVESAGLGGSAHLVNFQGSDTIIGSVLAQKYYNTSTIYGKSVPATEHSICTLLGEKGELDIFKHVLNSFPTGIVACVSDSYNIFKACEEYWGEDLKTQIMEREGVLVIRPDSGDPIKTLLRIFDILFEKFGYIINDRGYKVLPPQVRVIQGDGVNYDAIKNIFQALKENKISAENLVLGMGGALLQKLDRDTQKFALKCSYAEINDEGVIVQKSPTEMDENGNITESFKKSKGGRLKLIKSEGAFKTVNEHEYPEIEDELVTVFENGEIIQDWTFEQVRANANNTLNDKQYDLKSNIQSIT; this is encoded by the coding sequence ATGAATAGAAATAACTTAATATTATTAGCCGATGCCTACAAATATTCTCACCACAAATTATATTACCCAGGCACAAATAAAGTATATAGCTATTTGGAGAGTAGAGGTGGGAAATTCAATTCTACTGTCTTCTATGGACTTCAATATTTCATAAAGGCATATTTAGAAGGTATAGCTTTTACCCAACAAGATTTGGATGAGGCAATTCCAATTTTAAAAGAAGTTTTTGGTAGGGATGATGTTTTCGACCCTAGTAAATTCCAATACATATTAGATAAATATAATGGAAAACTGCCCATAAGAATAAAAGCCGTTCCAGAGGGTACGGAAGTTCCTGTAAGCAATGTACTGTTGACTATTGAAAATACAGATCCCAATTGTTTTTGGTTAACCAACTTTTTGGAATCATTGCTTATGCAGGTATGGTATCCTATAACTGTTGCCACAATTAGCAAAGAAATTAAAAAGACATTGACTAAATTCTATAGCGAGACAGCAAGCAACGGAGCTGAGGCAGGTATCGAATATGTGCTAAATGATTTTGGCTTGCGGGGAGTCAGCAGTGTTGAAAGTGCAGGATTAGGCGGTAGTGCTCACTTGGTAAACTTTCAAGGAAGTGATACAATCATTGGATCTGTCTTGGCGCAAAAGTATTACAATACTTCTACAATTTACGGAAAAAGTGTGCCCGCAACAGAACACAGTATTTGCACATTATTAGGGGAGAAAGGAGAACTCGACATCTTCAAGCATGTGCTAAACAGCTTTCCAACAGGAATAGTAGCTTGTGTTTCCGACAGTTATAATATTTTCAAAGCTTGTGAAGAATATTGGGGCGAAGATTTGAAAACCCAGATAATGGAAAGAGAAGGTGTGTTGGTCATCAGACCAGACAGTGGTGATCCAATTAAGACCCTATTGAGAATTTTTGACATCCTATTTGAAAAGTTTGGCTATATCATAAATGATAGGGGATATAAGGTGCTTCCTCCTCAAGTAAGAGTGATTCAAGGAGATGGGGTAAACTACGATGCCATAAAAAACATCTTTCAAGCACTAAAAGAAAATAAAATCAGTGCAGAAAATTTAGTATTAGGCATGGGTGGGGCATTGCTCCAAAAGCTGGATCGTGATACACAGAAATTCGCTTTAAAATGCAGCTATGCTGAAATAAATGACGAAGGAGTAATTGTCCAGAAAAGCCCGACTGAGATGGATGAAAATGGAAATATCACTGAAAGTTTCAAGAAAAGTAAAGGAGGGCGTCTAAAGCTTATCAAAAGTGAGGGAGCATTCAAAACTGTTAATGAGCATGAATATCCAGAAATTGAGGACGAGCTTGTTACCGTTTTTGAAAATGGAGAAATTATTCAGGATTGGACTTTTGAACAAGTGAGAGCTAATGCAAATAACACTTTAAACGATAAACAATATGATCTCAAAAGCAATATACAGAGCATTACATAA
- a CDS encoding NUDIX domain-containing protein, with product MKTAVIIARFQTPYLHSGHTELIQSVKANHNKLIIILGIAPIAGSKRNPYDYYTREKMIKDSYPEVIVLPLSDHPDDKVWSQNLDSLLKNTFTTEGFILYGSRDSFISYYSGKYETAELPQHGDYNSTDIRKQYSDRVTNSEDFRAGILYAYHNQYTKVYPTIDVAVFRNNRTEILLGQKVINKKWRLIGGFADAEDSSFEEAAKRELTEECGPIAVSNLKYETSLKINDWRYRNEADKIITTLFSCDHQSGNPIPLDDIEHLEWIKVNDLFQMIKDKTITEEHIALFQFLLKK from the coding sequence ATGAAGACAGCAGTAATAATAGCACGATTTCAGACCCCGTATTTACATAGTGGTCATACAGAATTAATTCAATCTGTAAAAGCTAATCACAATAAGCTCATTATCATTTTGGGTATTGCACCAATTGCTGGTAGCAAACGAAATCCTTATGACTATTATACCAGGGAAAAAATGATAAAAGACAGCTATCCCGAAGTAATTGTACTCCCCTTATCTGATCATCCTGATGATAAGGTGTGGTCGCAAAATCTGGATAGTTTGCTCAAAAATACTTTCACTACCGAAGGATTCATTTTATATGGTAGCAGGGACAGTTTCATTTCCTATTACAGCGGAAAATATGAAACAGCAGAATTACCACAGCATGGTGATTATAACTCTACAGATATCCGAAAACAATATTCTGATAGAGTTACAAATTCTGAAGATTTCAGGGCAGGTATTTTATATGCCTATCATAATCAGTACACAAAAGTTTATCCCACTATTGATGTTGCTGTCTTTAGAAATAATAGAACTGAAATTTTGCTGGGGCAGAAGGTAATCAACAAGAAATGGAGACTTATTGGTGGTTTTGCCGATGCCGAAGATTCCAGTTTTGAGGAAGCTGCAAAAAGAGAGTTAACTGAGGAATGCGGACCAATAGCGGTCAGTAATTTAAAATACGAAACCTCACTCAAGATTAACGATTGGCGGTATAGAAATGAAGCTGATAAAATTATCACCACTTTATTTAGCTGTGATCATCAATCTGGAAATCCTATTCCTTTAGACGACATAGAGCATCTGGAATGGATAAAAGTCAATGACTTATTTCAAATGATAAAGGATAAAACAATAACTGAGGAGCATATAGCACTATTTCAGTTCCTCTTGAAAAAATAA
- a CDS encoding NUDIX hydrolase, translating to MTITQNIKVAVDAVVFGYNSTDGLSILLIKRKSDTFHGTWALPGGLVHEGESLEQAVTRELNEETGVSINYLEQLYTFGKPERDPRNRVVSVAYYGLVKPDIFKLKAATDASDVAWFEVKRLPTLAFDHNEIISEAIKRLKGKITYEPIGFELLDEKFPFSELEKLYMTVLDRPLDRRNFKKKIMKFGFLEETNEKQSLSGAGRPGNLFQFNQEKYFQLKKEGINFEI from the coding sequence ATGACTATAACTCAAAATATTAAGGTTGCTGTAGATGCAGTAGTTTTTGGCTATAATTCAACTGATGGGCTATCCATTTTATTAATAAAAAGGAAAAGTGACACTTTTCATGGTACCTGGGCACTTCCTGGAGGATTAGTCCATGAGGGTGAATCATTAGAACAAGCTGTAACCAGAGAATTAAATGAGGAAACAGGAGTATCCATTAATTATTTGGAGCAGTTATACACTTTTGGAAAACCAGAAAGAGACCCAAGAAATAGAGTTGTATCAGTTGCTTATTACGGATTGGTTAAACCTGATATTTTTAAACTTAAAGCTGCAACTGATGCAAGTGATGTTGCTTGGTTTGAAGTAAAAAGACTTCCAACTTTAGCTTTTGATCATAATGAAATTATTTCTGAAGCTATCAAAAGGCTTAAAGGTAAAATCACTTATGAACCTATTGGATTTGAACTCCTCGATGAAAAATTCCCTTTTTCAGAATTAGAAAAACTGTATATGACAGTATTGGATCGACCATTGGATAGAAGAAACTTCAAAAAAAAGATCATGAAATTCGGTTTCTTAGAAGAAACCAATGAAAAGCAAAGCTTGTCAGGTGCTGGCAGACCTGGTAATTTGTTTCAATTTAATCAGGAGAAATACTTCCAACTCAAAAAAGAAGGTATAAACTTCGAAATATAA
- a CDS encoding class I SAM-dependent methyltransferase yields the protein MYILFPGRHHILTSFQFEYLTQTIKSYSESASNDIVGVIFAVTSANHSGTKRNPVPFYLRAMMIQEFSNNLDVPTYVFGIDDVGTIDNFANYTVKQIKHQSDGELNLTPENTSVICSTPVLKMYQELGFTILPAELEDINTQKYHAKLPWDIVEMIVENRNWENDQNIVQLIHESSFKIWNTYNLGSKVRKILSDPIIGEDGDITESRDYNTYVRQMDEIAELKFRETSPYILSGRIGDIGCAVGSWIKQACEVSELRESDFYGIEVARQLYDVCIQRKHNGEFKNPNVFFAQKNAVTSLVFEQQSMNTIHTSSLTHEIESYGSRSDLLSFIQNRFDELKSGGVWINRDVIGPEDGEKKVLMLLNNEDGANENIYQSFSNQTELANHLNSLSTFSRFLRFTEDFRKEENDQISFSLKTIEGKTYVLLELKDAAEFMLTKDYNDNWNSEMHERFCFWSIKEWKEQLSAVGFELLNNSVAYTNPWIANNRFVDKVKLFDEQMQELPYPPTNALMIAKKL from the coding sequence ATGTATATTTTATTTCCGGGAAGACATCATATACTTACCTCATTTCAATTCGAATATCTTACACAAACAATAAAGTCATATTCTGAAAGTGCTTCAAATGATATAGTGGGTGTTATTTTTGCAGTTACTTCGGCAAATCATAGTGGAACAAAACGCAATCCTGTGCCTTTTTATCTGCGAGCTATGATGATACAGGAATTTTCAAATAATCTTGATGTACCCACCTACGTTTTCGGAATTGATGATGTAGGCACCATTGATAATTTTGCAAACTATACAGTTAAACAGATTAAACATCAATCTGATGGGGAATTAAATCTTACCCCCGAAAACACTTCTGTTATTTGTTCCACACCAGTATTGAAAATGTACCAAGAGTTGGGCTTTACTATTCTTCCTGCTGAATTGGAAGATATTAACACTCAAAAATATCATGCTAAACTACCTTGGGATATAGTGGAAATGATTGTTGAAAATAGAAATTGGGAAAATGATCAAAATATCGTTCAGTTAATTCATGAATCAAGTTTTAAAATTTGGAATACTTATAATCTTGGAAGCAAAGTAAGAAAGATATTATCGGATCCAATAATAGGGGAAGACGGAGATATTACAGAATCAAGGGATTATAACACCTATGTTCGTCAAATGGATGAAATAGCAGAGCTTAAATTCAGAGAAACAAGCCCGTATATTTTATCGGGTCGAATTGGAGATATTGGATGTGCTGTAGGATCTTGGATTAAGCAGGCATGCGAAGTATCTGAATTGAGGGAATCAGATTTTTATGGAATTGAAGTAGCACGGCAGTTATATGATGTATGTATTCAAAGAAAGCATAATGGTGAATTCAAAAATCCGAATGTCTTCTTTGCACAAAAAAATGCTGTCACTTCTTTAGTCTTCGAACAGCAGTCAATGAATACAATCCATACTTCTTCACTGACTCATGAAATTGAATCTTATGGAAGCAGATCAGATTTATTGAGTTTTATTCAAAATCGTTTTGATGAACTAAAGTCTGGTGGTGTATGGATCAATAGAGATGTAATCGGTCCTGAAGATGGCGAAAAGAAAGTTTTAATGCTCTTAAATAATGAAGATGGAGCAAATGAAAATATCTATCAATCTTTTTCAAACCAAACAGAGTTAGCAAACCACCTTAATAGTCTTTCTACCTTTTCAAGATTCCTGAGGTTTACAGAAGATTTTAGAAAAGAAGAAAATGATCAAATCAGCTTTAGTCTAAAAACTATTGAAGGGAAAACCTATGTTTTACTGGAACTGAAAGATGCTGCCGAATTTATGTTGACCAAGGACTACAATGACAATTGGAATAGCGAAATGCATGAACGTTTCTGTTTCTGGAGCATCAAGGAATGGAAAGAACAATTAAGCGCAGTAGGTTTCGAATTATTAAATAATTCGGTTGCTTATACTAATCCATGGATTGCTAATAACAGATTCGTTGATAAAGTAAAGTTGTTTGATGAACAGATGCAAGAATTACCCTATCCACCAACCAATGCCTTAATGATTGCAAAAAAACTCTAG
- the maoP gene encoding DUF413 domain-containing protein: MKNTKDSHLKLITQKGRFKMDCSLAIFSNEERAILEKYGHWFKALISGELEPYTEKQKLFIEAAKNERHPISIEEKTWFKYTKRKEIEEKHGHVLSSRPELKTDPFYSREGAKHLRKSQMSTMGKNHWA, translated from the coding sequence ATGAAAAACACTAAAGACTCCCACCTAAAATTAATTACTCAAAAAGGGAGATTTAAAATGGACTGTAGCCTTGCTATTTTTAGTAATGAAGAAAGAGCGATTTTAGAAAAATACGGACATTGGTTCAAGGCTTTGATTTCTGGTGAATTAGAACCTTATACTGAAAAACAAAAACTATTTATAGAGGCAGCAAAAAACGAACGACATCCCATCTCTATAGAAGAAAAAACATGGTTTAAATATACTAAAAGAAAGGAAATAGAAGAAAAACATGGACATGTGCTGAGTTCCAGGCCAGAATTAAAAACTGATCCATTTTATTCCAGGGAAGGTGCTAAACATTTGAGAAAAAGTCAAATGAGCACAATGGGGAAAAATCATTGGGCTTAA
- a CDS encoding AAA family ATPase, translated as MKSIHQNQQSIQWTLSPFDFQGDINAGQIFFSRFEKVPNTFEMYEVDIKKISEWLEKNFSDEISSKHKREKFSEKEGEEMLSTIYVFNDEIVLEIASSMMQMAYGEDSKLKGELIEGMKTFVNKEKSGISMIVQSKMGLMPKDLEIKKQDVDLSLHYNEGFDAVDEQLKRELSKEDGSGLYLLYGAPGTGKSSYIKYLIHQVNKRMVFLPPKVALNLDDFALTDFLLDNRNIILVIEDAEELLKSDNSARTSAISMLLNLTDGILGDGLGIKIIATFNTELHQIDPALMRKGRLKLMYEFNKLSIPKSKALLEHLGVKKEVHNPMNLSEIYYLEEHQYELNKNNGIGF; from the coding sequence ATGAAGAGCATCCATCAAAACCAGCAATCAATTCAATGGACTTTGTCTCCATTTGATTTTCAAGGGGACATAAATGCGGGGCAAATATTTTTTAGTCGTTTTGAAAAAGTACCCAATACTTTTGAAATGTATGAGGTTGACATCAAGAAAATTAGTGAATGGCTAGAAAAGAATTTTTCTGATGAGATTAGCAGCAAACATAAACGAGAAAAATTTTCTGAAAAGGAGGGAGAGGAAATGCTTTCTACTATTTATGTTTTTAATGATGAGATTGTACTTGAGATCGCCTCGAGCATGATGCAAATGGCATATGGTGAAGACTCTAAGTTGAAAGGCGAGCTAATAGAGGGGATGAAGACTTTTGTGAATAAAGAAAAGTCAGGAATATCGATGATTGTGCAAAGCAAAATGGGTTTAATGCCAAAAGACCTTGAAATTAAAAAGCAGGATGTTGATTTATCATTACATTATAATGAAGGCTTTGATGCAGTGGATGAACAACTGAAAAGGGAACTCTCCAAAGAAGATGGTTCGGGTCTTTATTTGCTTTATGGAGCCCCCGGAACTGGTAAAAGTTCCTACATCAAATACCTTATTCACCAAGTAAATAAAAGGATGGTGTTCCTCCCTCCGAAAGTTGCGCTTAATTTAGATGATTTCGCATTAACTGATTTCTTGTTAGATAATAGAAATATTATACTGGTGATAGAAGATGCTGAGGAATTATTAAAATCTGATAATAGTGCCAGAACATCAGCCATTTCCATGTTATTAAACCTGACTGATGGAATTTTAGGTGATGGATTGGGCATAAAAATTATTGCAACTTTCAATACTGAACTGCACCAAATAGATCCGGCCTTAATGCGAAAAGGTAGATTGAAATTAATGTATGAGTTCAACAAATTAAGCATCCCGAAATCTAAAGCTCTACTTGAACATTTAGGAGTAAAAAAGGAAGTCCATAACCCTATGAACCTTTCTGAAATATATTATTTGGAAGAGCATCAGTATGAATTGAATAAGAATAATGGGATTGGGTTTTAG
- a CDS encoding VIT1/CCC1 transporter family protein — MEKITIDNYLDNHYINRSNWLRAAVLGANDGIISVSSLAIGVAAASSVREPIMLATVAGLVAGALSMAAGEYVSVSSQTDTEKADIEREKQELKEMPETELNILIQIFEKRGLKKETAQQVAIELTEKDALGTHMREELGINEISQANPIQAAIASGTSFLVGGVLPLLVVLFIPVLGMEYWLYGFTTIFLGILGAVSAKTGGSSMAKAIVRISIWGTLAMGLSALVGYIFGVNV, encoded by the coding sequence ATGGAAAAGATAACAATAGACAATTATTTAGACAACCATTATATAAACCGAAGTAATTGGTTAAGAGCTGCTGTTTTGGGAGCAAATGATGGAATAATATCTGTTTCAAGCCTTGCTATTGGTGTAGCGGCTGCGAGTTCCGTCAGAGAACCAATAATGTTAGCTACAGTAGCCGGATTAGTTGCAGGAGCTTTATCGATGGCAGCAGGTGAATATGTTTCAGTAAGTTCACAAACTGATACCGAAAAAGCAGACATTGAAAGGGAAAAGCAGGAACTTAAAGAAATGCCCGAAACAGAGTTGAATATTTTAATTCAAATTTTTGAAAAAAGAGGGCTTAAAAAAGAAACAGCCCAGCAAGTAGCTATAGAATTAACAGAAAAAGATGCTTTGGGGACACATATGCGAGAAGAATTAGGGATAAATGAGATAAGTCAAGCCAACCCAATACAAGCAGCTATCGCATCAGGAACATCATTTCTTGTTGGGGGAGTGCTACCACTTTTGGTAGTGCTTTTTATACCAGTGCTGGGAATGGAATATTGGCTATATGGATTTACGACTATATTTTTAGGAATCTTGGGAGCAGTTTCGGCAAAAACAGGTGGTTCCAGTATGGCAAAAGCTATAGTAAGAATTAGCATTTGGGGGACATTAGCTATGGGACTTTCTGCATTAGTGGGCTATATTTTTGGAGTGAACGTATGA
- a CDS encoding DUF2141 domain-containing protein yields MKIEIKTIIAFALSLTLYSFNDLNVDTHSLTIRVKNLRNDKGEVQIALYNKNGSIPDENYKNYYKILKGKIVNASSTITFNNIPSGKYAVNILHDENKNGKIDKGFILPIEGFGFSNFQSISFKNKPTFSKASFTVNEDKSMSVKVIYM; encoded by the coding sequence ATGAAAATCGAAATAAAAACAATAATCGCATTTGCGTTATCACTTACTCTTTATTCATTTAACGATCTCAATGTTGACACTCATTCCCTTACCATAAGAGTAAAGAATTTACGAAATGATAAGGGCGAGGTTCAAATTGCATTGTATAATAAAAACGGTTCAATACCCGATGAAAACTATAAGAATTATTACAAAATTCTAAAAGGAAAAATTGTGAATGCTTCATCTACAATAACTTTTAATAATATTCCATCAGGAAAATATGCAGTAAACATTTTACATGATGAAAACAAGAATGGTAAAATTGACAAAGGATTTATCTTGCCAATAGAAGGATTTGGTTTCTCTAATTTTCAATCAATTAGTTTTAAGAACAAACCCACCTTTTCAAAAGCAAGTTTTACAGTAAATGAAGACAAATCAATGAGTGTAAAGGTGATTTATATGTAA